The following coding sequences lie in one Myxococcales bacterium genomic window:
- a CDS encoding 2,3,4,5-tetrahydropyridine-2,6-dicarboxylate N-succinyltransferase, with the protein MNVQQLQSHVEAAYLERGQLAHAEYRQSVYDTVALLDAGKLRVAEKRSDESWQTHAWIKQAILLYFALQEMTVHDVAPFEFHDKIPLKKDLKKAGIRVVPPGTVRYGAYLEPGCVVMPGYVNIGAYVGAGTMVDTWATVGSCAQIGKDVHLSGGVGIGGVLEPPGASPVIIGDGAFIGSRAIVVEGVEVGREAVLGANVVLTASTVIIDVTDKEPKEMRGRVPERSVVIPGVRPKRFNAGEYHVPCALIIGTRTESTDRKVSLNAALRDFGVSV; encoded by the coding sequence ATGAATGTTCAGCAACTACAATCTCATGTCGAGGCGGCGTACCTTGAGCGAGGGCAGCTTGCGCACGCTGAGTATCGACAGTCGGTTTACGACACGGTCGCACTGCTTGATGCAGGCAAACTACGTGTTGCGGAGAAGCGCTCCGATGAATCGTGGCAGACTCACGCCTGGATCAAGCAGGCCATCTTGCTCTACTTTGCACTTCAGGAAATGACAGTCCACGATGTGGCGCCGTTTGAGTTTCATGACAAGATTCCCCTCAAGAAAGACCTGAAGAAAGCTGGCATTCGCGTCGTTCCGCCCGGCACTGTGCGATATGGCGCATATCTGGAGCCTGGCTGCGTGGTGATGCCCGGATATGTGAATATCGGGGCGTATGTTGGGGCCGGCACTATGGTGGACACGTGGGCCACGGTTGGCTCGTGCGCGCAAATTGGCAAAGACGTCCACTTGTCAGGCGGCGTCGGCATCGGCGGGGTGCTTGAACCACCGGGCGCTAGTCCGGTGATCATTGGAGATGGGGCGTTCATCGGTTCGCGCGCGATCGTGGTTGAGGGCGTAGAGGTGGGTCGAGAGGCCGTCTTGGGAGCCAACGTGGTGCTGACGGCCTCCACCGTCATTATCGACGTCACTGACAAGGAGCCGAAGGAAATGCGAGGGCGGGTGCCTGAACGCTCGGTGGTGATTCCCGGCGTACGTCCCAAGCGATTTAACGCGGGAGAATACCACGTTCCCTGCGCGTTGATTATTGGCACCCGTACCGAGAGCACCGACCGCAAGGTGTCGCTTAACGCTGCATTGAGGGATTTCGGGGTGTCGGTCTGA